Proteins encoded by one window of Streptomyces uncialis:
- a CDS encoding LacI family DNA-binding transcriptional regulator, whose amino-acid sequence MAKVTRDDVARLAGTSTAVVSYVINNGPRPVAPATRERVLAAIKELHYRPDRVAQAMASRRTDLIGMIVPDARQPFFAEMTHAVEQAAAERGKMVLVGNSDYLDEREVHYLRAFLGMRVSGLILVSQGPSETAAAEIDAWDARVVLLHRRPEAIEDVAVVIDDVGGAQLVTRHLLEHGYPYVACLGGNEATPTVGDPVTDHVEGWRRAMAEAGRSTEGRLFEAPYNRYDAYQVALGLLAGPDRPPAIVCATDDQAIGVLRAARELRIDVPGELAVAGFDDVKEAGLTDPPLTTVASDRPAMAREAVDLVLDEGLRVAGSRRERLKLFPSRLVVRRSCGCH is encoded by the coding sequence GTGGCCAAGGTGACTCGGGACGATGTGGCGCGACTGGCGGGTACGTCGACCGCGGTTGTCAGCTATGTGATCAACAACGGACCCAGACCGGTCGCCCCGGCGACGCGTGAGCGGGTGCTCGCCGCGATCAAGGAACTGCACTACCGCCCGGACCGGGTGGCGCAGGCGATGGCGTCCCGTCGCACGGATCTCATAGGAATGATCGTCCCGGACGCGCGCCAGCCGTTCTTCGCCGAGATGACCCATGCCGTGGAACAGGCGGCGGCCGAGCGGGGCAAGATGGTCCTGGTCGGCAACTCCGACTATCTGGACGAGCGCGAGGTCCACTATCTGCGGGCGTTCCTCGGGATGCGGGTCTCCGGGCTGATCCTGGTGAGCCAGGGCCCGAGCGAGACCGCCGCGGCGGAGATCGACGCCTGGGACGCGCGGGTGGTGCTGCTGCACCGCAGGCCGGAGGCGATCGAGGACGTCGCCGTCGTCATCGACGACGTGGGCGGCGCGCAGCTCGTCACCCGGCATCTGCTGGAGCACGGGTACCCGTATGTCGCGTGTCTCGGCGGGAACGAGGCGACGCCGACGGTGGGCGACCCGGTCACCGACCATGTCGAGGGCTGGCGGCGGGCCATGGCGGAGGCGGGGCGGTCCACCGAGGGGCGGCTGTTCGAGGCTCCGTACAACCGGTACGACGCGTATCAGGTGGCGCTGGGGCTGCTCGCCGGTCCGGACCGGCCGCCCGCGATCGTGTGCGCGACCGACGACCAGGCGATCGGGGTGCTGCGGGCCGCGCGGGAGCTGCGGATCGATGTGCCCGGGGAGCTGGCGGTCGCGGGGTTCGACGATGTGAAGGAAGCGGGGTTGACCGATCCGCCGCTGACCACTGTCGCGTCGGATCGGCCCGCGATGGCGCGGGAGGCGGTGGACCTGGTGCTGGACGAGGGGCTGCGGGTGGCCGGGTCGCGCCGGGAGCGGTTGAAGTTGTTCCCGTCGCGGTTGGTGGTGCGGCGGTCCTGCGGTTGCCACTGA
- a CDS encoding glycosyltransferase family 2 protein, with translation MGQQRVGVAVLTMGNRPAELTRLLDSVAAQDTPATRVVVVGNGTPLPALPDGVTGVELPENLGVSGGRNVALDRLREFGDVDLVVDLDDDGLLIAPDVFTRLVARYEADDRLGIVSFRIADERGRTQRRHVPRLRSADPMRGGPVTTFLGGGHALSARMLDETGGWPDAFFYAHEETDLAWRALDAGWKILYDPEVVLQHPWTEPTRHAVFHRMVARNRVWLAKRHLPAPLVPVYLGVWTVLTLTRTRSVAGLRAWCGGFAEGLRTPCPPRRPMRWATVRRMTRLGRPPVI, from the coding sequence GTGGGTCAACAGCGCGTCGGTGTCGCCGTCCTGACCATGGGCAACCGGCCCGCAGAGCTCACCCGGCTGCTGGACTCGGTGGCGGCGCAGGACACGCCCGCGACCCGCGTGGTGGTGGTCGGCAACGGAACGCCGTTGCCCGCGTTGCCCGATGGCGTCACCGGAGTCGAGCTTCCGGAGAATCTTGGGGTCTCCGGCGGCCGGAACGTCGCGCTGGACCGGTTGCGGGAGTTCGGGGACGTCGATCTGGTGGTGGATCTGGACGACGACGGGCTGCTGATCGCGCCGGACGTGTTCACCCGGCTCGTGGCGCGGTACGAGGCGGACGACCGGCTGGGAATTGTGAGCTTCCGGATCGCGGACGAGCGCGGCCGTACCCAGCGGCGCCATGTTCCCCGACTGCGCTCGGCCGACCCGATGCGGGGCGGACCCGTGACCACGTTCCTCGGCGGAGGACACGCGTTGTCGGCACGGATGCTGGACGAGACCGGGGGCTGGCCGGACGCGTTCTTCTACGCCCATGAGGAGACGGATCTGGCCTGGCGCGCGCTGGACGCGGGATGGAAGATCCTCTACGACCCGGAAGTGGTCCTCCAGCACCCGTGGACGGAACCGACCAGGCACGCCGTCTTCCACCGCATGGTCGCCCGCAACCGCGTCTGGCTCGCGAAACGGCATCTGCCCGCTCCGCTGGTGCCCGTGTACCTCGGGGTGTGGACCGTCCTCACGCTCACCCGGACACGCTCGGTGGCGGGGCTGCGCGCGTGGTGCGGCGGCTTCGCCGAGGGGCTGCGTACGCCGTGCCCGCCGCGACGGCCGATGCGGTGGGCCACGGTGCGGCGGATGACCCGGCTGGGAAGGCCCCCGGTCATCTGA
- a CDS encoding NAD(P)-dependent oxidoreductase, producing MENRNGRIIVFGAGGRVGRAAVAEARRRGHEVTEARRADGEVTDPAAVARLAAGHDAAIVAVYDPGAAPGTFFPAVARAVAEGLAAAGVKRLVSVGIASVLPTPTGDLLMDSPGFPTQWREFSAGHAAGTEALRVAAPDALDWVVLSPAGDFDHEGVPSGGYTFAPAAPDDRIAPADFARALLDETEAPTLHRTHAGVTAVRPERVR from the coding sequence ATGGAGAACAGGAACGGCAGGATCATCGTGTTCGGGGCGGGCGGCAGGGTCGGCCGGGCGGCCGTGGCGGAGGCCCGGCGGCGGGGTCATGAGGTGACGGAGGCCCGGCGGGCCGACGGTGAGGTGACGGACCCGGCGGCCGTGGCGCGGCTCGCGGCCGGGCACGACGCGGCGATCGTCGCCGTGTACGACCCCGGGGCGGCCCCCGGCACCTTCTTCCCGGCGGTCGCCCGGGCCGTCGCGGAAGGGCTAGCGGCGGCCGGGGTGAAGCGACTGGTCTCGGTCGGCATCGCGTCCGTACTGCCCACCCCCACGGGGGACTTGCTGATGGACAGCCCCGGCTTCCCCACGCAGTGGCGGGAGTTCAGCGCCGGACACGCGGCCGGTACCGAGGCGCTGCGCGTGGCCGCGCCCGACGCGCTGGACTGGGTGGTCCTGAGCCCGGCGGGGGACTTCGACCACGAGGGCGTCCCGTCCGGCGGGTACACGTTCGCCCCGGCCGCGCCGGACGACCGGATCGCCCCCGCGGACTTCGCCCGCGCCCTGCTGGACGAGACAGAGGCCCCGACCCTGCACCGGACGCACGCGGGGGTCACCGCCGTACGACCGGAGCGCGTGAGGTGA
- a CDS encoding DUF397 domain-containing protein: MATSQPERTATWHRSTYSGPNAGDCVEWSPEHAEVHGKVAVRDSKRTRPGNPVLHLTHQAWTRLVDWTATDTRA; encoded by the coding sequence ATGGCAACTTCACAGCCTGAACGAACCGCCACCTGGCATCGCTCCACGTACAGCGGCCCCAATGCCGGTGACTGCGTCGAGTGGTCACCCGAGCACGCCGAGGTCCACGGCAAGGTAGCCGTACGGGACAGCAAGCGCACCCGGCCCGGGAACCCCGTACTGCACCTCACCCACCAGGCGTGGACGCGCCTGGTGGACTGGACGGCGACGGACACCCGCGCCTGA
- a CDS encoding DUF6087 family protein: MDEEPLADFAERRDARIGRLRAVPVVDGRAPRAAHVSPAEPRVVERWNGHVWEMHAVVPDLAAAKALLYPGPRTPPPAEGPPLGKGPGRHRKPRVPPTAT, translated from the coding sequence ATGGACGAGGAACCGCTGGCCGACTTCGCGGAGCGCCGTGACGCGCGGATCGGACGGCTGCGCGCGGTCCCGGTCGTGGACGGCCGGGCTCCCCGGGCCGCGCACGTCAGCCCGGCCGAGCCCCGGGTGGTCGAGCGGTGGAACGGCCATGTGTGGGAGATGCACGCGGTGGTCCCGGACCTGGCCGCGGCGAAGGCGCTCCTGTACCCCGGACCCCGTACCCCGCCCCCCGCCGAGGGCCCGCCCCTGGGGAAGGGCCCCGGCCGCCACCGCAAGCCGAGGGTTCCGCCCACGGCGACCTGA
- the mshD gene encoding mycothiol synthase: MTSETVPATGPRRIETLTEVTAEQADAVLELLTAAAREDGQQAVSEQGRLQLRGGPRAGVRHLLLFLGAELLGYAQLEDTDPVEAPAAELVVHPAHRGRGHGRALGNALLAASGKRLRIWAHGGHSAARHLAQVLGLTLFRELRQMRRPLTDLDLPDPVWPEGVTVRTFVPGQDDTAWLAVNAAAFAHHPEQGSLTQRDLDDRKAEPWFDPAGFFLAERDGELVGFHWTKVHAAEGLGEVYVVGVRPGAQGGGLGKALTTVGLRHLAGTGASTAMLYVDADNVPAVRVYERLGFLTHETDLMYRTES; encoded by the coding sequence ATGACGAGTGAGACCGTTCCCGCCACGGGCCCCCGGCGGATCGAGACCCTGACCGAGGTGACCGCCGAACAGGCGGACGCCGTGCTGGAGCTGCTCACGGCGGCGGCGCGGGAGGACGGCCAGCAGGCCGTGTCGGAACAGGGCAGGCTCCAGCTGCGCGGCGGCCCGCGCGCGGGCGTGCGCCATCTGCTGCTGTTCCTCGGCGCCGAACTCCTCGGATACGCGCAGCTGGAGGACACGGACCCGGTCGAGGCGCCCGCCGCCGAGCTGGTCGTCCACCCCGCGCACCGGGGCCGGGGCCACGGCCGCGCCCTCGGCAACGCGCTGCTCGCCGCGTCCGGCAAGCGGCTGCGGATCTGGGCGCACGGCGGGCACTCGGCGGCCCGGCATCTCGCCCAGGTCCTCGGGCTGACCCTGTTCCGGGAACTGCGTCAGATGCGGCGCCCGTTGACGGACCTGGACCTGCCGGACCCCGTCTGGCCGGAGGGCGTCACCGTACGGACCTTCGTCCCGGGCCAGGACGACACGGCCTGGCTCGCGGTGAACGCGGCGGCCTTCGCCCACCACCCCGAGCAGGGCTCGCTCACCCAGCGCGACCTCGACGACCGCAAGGCGGAACCGTGGTTCGACCCGGCGGGATTCTTCCTCGCGGAGCGTGACGGCGAACTGGTCGGCTTCCACTGGACGAAGGTGCACGCCGCGGAGGGACTCGGCGAGGTGTACGTCGTCGGGGTACGCCCCGGCGCCCAGGGCGGCGGCCTCGGCAAGGCGCTCACCACGGTGGGGCTGCGGCATCTCGCGGGGACGGGGGCGTCGACGGCCATGCTCTACGTCGACGCCGACAACGTCCCCGCTGTGCGGGTCTACGAACGCCTCGGCTTCCTCACCCACGAGACGGACTTGATGTACCGCACAGAGTCTTGA
- a CDS encoding response regulator transcription factor — MSSLLLLTNALQPSAEVLPALGLLLHNVRVAPAEGPALIDTPGADVILVDGRRDLPQVRSLCQLLRSTGPGCPLILVVTEGGLAAVTADWGVDDVLLDTAGPAEVEARLRLALGRRQIVDDDSPMEIRNGDLSVDEATYSAKLKGRVLDLTFKEFELLKYLAQHPGRVFTRAQLLQEVWGYDYFGGTRTVDVHVRRLRAKLGPEHESLIGTVRNVGYRFVTPEKPVPESVSVPDTVPDTVQGIQGVQGFQG; from the coding sequence ATGAGCTCTCTGCTGCTCCTGACCAATGCCCTCCAGCCGTCGGCGGAGGTGCTTCCCGCGCTCGGCCTGCTGCTGCACAACGTGCGGGTGGCCCCCGCCGAGGGCCCCGCCCTGATCGACACCCCCGGCGCGGACGTGATCCTCGTGGACGGGCGGCGGGATCTGCCGCAGGTGCGCAGCCTGTGCCAGCTGCTGCGGTCCACCGGGCCCGGGTGTCCGCTGATCCTGGTGGTGACGGAGGGCGGGCTCGCCGCCGTCACCGCGGACTGGGGCGTGGACGACGTCCTGCTCGACACGGCGGGCCCCGCCGAGGTCGAGGCGCGGCTCCGGCTGGCGCTGGGCCGCAGGCAGATCGTGGACGACGACTCCCCGATGGAGATCCGCAACGGTGATCTGTCGGTGGACGAGGCGACGTACAGCGCCAAGCTCAAGGGGCGGGTGCTGGACCTCACGTTCAAGGAGTTCGAGCTGCTGAAGTACCTCGCGCAGCACCCCGGGCGGGTGTTCACCCGGGCGCAGCTCCTCCAGGAGGTGTGGGGGTACGACTACTTCGGCGGCACCCGGACCGTGGACGTCCATGTGCGACGGCTGCGGGCGAAGCTGGGGCCTGAGCACGAGTCGCTGATCGGGACCGTCCGGAATGTGGGATACCGCTTCGTCACCCCGGAGAAGCCGGTCCCCGAGTCGGTCTCCGTCCCGGACACGGTGCCGGACACCGTCCAGGGCATCCAGGGCGTTCAGGGCTTCCAGGGGTAG
- a CDS encoding MoaD/ThiS family protein: MARGTIRYWAAAKAAAGVAEEPFDAGNLAEALAGARTRHPGELVRVLDRCSFLVDGDPVGTREHETVRLAEGGTVEVLPPFAGG; this comes from the coding sequence ATGGCGAGGGGGACGATCCGCTACTGGGCCGCGGCGAAAGCCGCCGCAGGCGTGGCGGAGGAACCGTTCGACGCCGGGAACCTGGCCGAGGCACTGGCCGGCGCCCGCACGCGCCACCCCGGAGAACTGGTCCGGGTGCTGGACCGCTGCTCGTTCCTCGTCGACGGGGACCCCGTCGGCACCCGGGAGCATGAGACGGTACGGCTGGCCGAGGGCGGCACGGTCGAGGTGCTCCCACCGTTCGCAGGAGGGTGA
- a CDS encoding MarR family winged helix-turn-helix transcriptional regulator, translating into MTAQHLSDAELATQPAAYWTGVAYEALIAYIRAQQAELGFTQPQYWLLRNLSKNDISADGQGMTIPELQRAMATYLREEDDLAAESEGLLERGWLTRDGEGRLWITEAGDEARAGLKRHAPVIRDRIHEGIDDADYVTTLKVLRQMLRNTGSELV; encoded by the coding sequence ATGACCGCCCAGCACCTCTCCGACGCCGAACTCGCCACCCAGCCCGCCGCCTACTGGACCGGGGTCGCCTACGAGGCGCTGATCGCGTACATCCGGGCCCAGCAGGCGGAACTCGGTTTCACGCAGCCGCAGTACTGGCTGCTGCGGAATCTGTCGAAGAACGACATCTCCGCCGACGGCCAGGGCATGACGATCCCCGAACTCCAGCGGGCCATGGCCACCTACCTCCGGGAGGAGGACGATCTGGCCGCCGAGTCGGAGGGGCTGCTGGAGCGCGGTTGGCTCACCCGGGACGGCGAGGGGCGGCTGTGGATCACCGAGGCGGGCGACGAGGCCCGCGCGGGTCTCAAGCGGCACGCCCCGGTCATCCGCGACCGTATCCACGAGGGCATCGACGACGCCGACTACGTCACCACGCTGAAGGTCCTCCGGCAGATGCTCCGGAACACCGGCAGTGAGCTGGTCTAG
- a CDS encoding methyltransferase domain-containing protein — protein sequence MDADWTGAFDAVPRHPFLPDVMWPHDMATGRTVTVSRAERPELWRSYADSDVPIVTQWDDGSHTGPGPGALATSSASMPSVVLRMLRDLDARPGHRVLDIGTGTGWNAALLAHRVGADHVVTVEVDGVLAERARPALGRAGFPVGVVHGDGLLGHPPAAPYDRVIVTCGLRALPYAWVRQTRPGGVVVVPWGTEYGQQDAVARLVVAPDGRSASGRLTGPVEFMKLRSQRGPDPDHSSYVGGSVRDSADSTSVTELTESRYLGETPFAVQRFVLGLRLRGCRHVVAERRHGARPVWLYGLTDRSWACALFRDGHADAPVWQGGPRRLWDEAEAAYAWWRDRGSPGYERFGLTVTPDGTRAWLDEPERSWAV from the coding sequence ATGGATGCCGACTGGACCGGCGCCTTCGACGCCGTGCCCCGGCACCCGTTCCTGCCGGACGTGATGTGGCCGCACGACATGGCCACCGGGCGTACCGTCACCGTGTCCCGGGCAGAGCGGCCCGAGCTGTGGCGGTCCTACGCCGACTCCGATGTGCCGATCGTGACGCAGTGGGACGACGGATCGCACACCGGTCCGGGACCGGGCGCCCTCGCGACCAGTTCCGCGTCCATGCCGAGCGTGGTCCTGCGGATGCTCCGGGACCTCGACGCGCGCCCCGGTCACCGGGTCCTCGACATCGGTACGGGCACCGGATGGAACGCCGCGCTGCTCGCCCACCGGGTCGGGGCCGATCACGTCGTCACGGTCGAGGTCGACGGTGTGCTGGCCGAGCGTGCCCGACCAGCCCTGGGCCGAGCCGGGTTCCCGGTCGGTGTCGTCCACGGGGACGGGCTGCTCGGGCATCCGCCCGCCGCGCCCTACGACCGCGTCATCGTGACGTGCGGCCTGCGGGCCCTCCCGTACGCGTGGGTGCGGCAGACCCGGCCCGGCGGGGTCGTCGTCGTCCCCTGGGGTACGGAGTACGGCCAGCAGGACGCCGTCGCCCGGCTCGTCGTCGCCCCGGACGGCCGGTCCGCCTCCGGACGCCTCACCGGACCCGTCGAGTTCATGAAGCTGCGGTCCCAGCGCGGGCCGGACCCCGACCACTCCTCGTACGTCGGCGGCTCCGTCCGTGACAGCGCCGACTCGACCTCCGTCACCGAACTGACCGAGTCGCGGTACCTCGGTGAAACCCCCTTCGCCGTACAGCGGTTCGTCCTGGGGCTGCGACTGCGCGGCTGCCGTCACGTCGTCGCCGAACGCCGTCACGGGGCCCGGCCCGTCTGGCTGTACGGGCTCACCGACCGTTCCTGGGCGTGCGCGCTGTTCCGTGACGGACACGCAGACGCGCCCGTCTGGCAGGGCGGGCCGCGCCGCCTCTGGGACGAGGCGGAGGCCGCGTACGCCTGGTGGCGGGACCGGGGAAGTCCCGGCTATGAACGGTTCGGCCTCACCGTCACCCCGGACGGCACGCGGGCATGGCTCGATGAGCCGGAACGCTCCTGGGCTGTGTGA
- a CDS encoding bifunctional metallophosphatase/5'-nucleotidase, giving the protein MPGGPVPTKSTPSGRTIRVLAALAAAATVGALTAALPASAETGRGDRDDDHRGHGHKPRTVDVQLLSFNDLHGHLEPPSGSSGTLTERQPDGTTKQVTAGGVEYLASSLRTARKGKPYSVTTAAGDLIGGSPLLSGLFHDEPTIEALNKLDLDVAGVGNHEFDEGTKELQRIQNGGCHPTAGCFEPGRKFKGADFPYLAANVTVEKTKRPVLAPYWVWKEKGVKVGFIGITLEGTPDIVSADGIKGLKFHDEVETVNKYAKVLERQGVKSIVAVIHEGGYPASTSYNYDCDSPGAGDGISGPIVDIAKGISPQVDALVTGHTHQPYACSIPDPSGKPRTVTSASSFGRLYTETTLTYDRRTNDIVRTSVKSANHVVRRDQPRAADMTELIGRWNKLAAPIASRPVGFIAGDIPGRGATTLESPLGDLISDAQLAQARTLDPKAVVALMNPGGIRADLVHKAVGTEGDGVVTYGEGFTVQPFGNTVNLVDLTGAQLVTALQQQVSGPNTAAPKILQVSDGLTYTLDMTKAGADRVVTGSIRLNGQPLDPAATYRVVLNNFLTGGGDGFTELAKGKNPLVGGDDLKALTDYLGANSSAAAPLVPPKADRITVIR; this is encoded by the coding sequence ATGCCAGGGGGCCCCGTGCCAACGAAATCGACCCCGTCCGGAAGAACGATCCGGGTACTCGCCGCGCTGGCGGCCGCCGCCACGGTCGGCGCCCTGACCGCCGCGCTCCCCGCCTCGGCGGAGACCGGCCGCGGTGACCGTGACGACGACCACCGGGGCCACGGTCACAAGCCCCGCACGGTGGACGTGCAGCTCCTCTCGTTCAACGATCTGCACGGGCATCTGGAGCCCCCGTCGGGTTCCTCCGGCACGCTGACCGAACGCCAGCCGGACGGGACGACGAAGCAGGTGACGGCCGGTGGCGTCGAGTACCTGGCCAGCTCGCTGCGCACCGCGCGCAAGGGCAAGCCGTACTCGGTGACGACCGCCGCCGGTGACCTGATCGGCGGCAGCCCGCTGCTGTCGGGGCTGTTCCACGACGAGCCGACGATCGAGGCGCTGAACAAGCTGGACCTGGATGTCGCGGGGGTCGGCAACCACGAGTTCGACGAGGGCACCAAGGAACTCCAGCGCATCCAGAACGGCGGCTGCCATCCCACCGCCGGATGCTTCGAGCCGGGCCGCAAGTTCAAGGGCGCCGACTTCCCCTACCTCGCGGCGAACGTGACGGTCGAGAAGACCAAGCGTCCCGTGCTCGCCCCGTACTGGGTGTGGAAGGAGAAGGGCGTCAAGGTCGGCTTCATCGGGATCACGCTGGAGGGCACCCCCGACATCGTCTCGGCGGACGGCATCAAGGGCCTGAAGTTCCACGACGAGGTCGAGACGGTCAACAAGTACGCCAAGGTGCTGGAGCGCCAGGGCGTCAAGTCCATCGTCGCGGTGATCCACGAGGGCGGCTACCCGGCCTCCACCTCGTACAACTACGACTGCGACTCGCCGGGTGCCGGTGACGGGATCTCCGGCCCGATCGTCGACATCGCCAAGGGCATCTCCCCGCAGGTCGACGCGCTTGTGACGGGGCACACCCACCAGCCGTACGCGTGCTCGATCCCCGACCCGTCGGGCAAGCCGCGCACGGTGACCTCGGCGTCGTCGTTCGGCCGGCTGTACACCGAGACGACGCTGACGTACGACCGCCGGACGAACGACATCGTCCGTACGAGTGTGAAGTCCGCCAACCACGTGGTGCGCCGTGACCAGCCCAGGGCCGCGGACATGACGGAACTGATCGGCCGCTGGAACAAGCTGGCCGCGCCGATCGCCAGCCGTCCCGTCGGCTTCATCGCCGGTGACATCCCGGGCCGGGGCGCCACCACGCTGGAGTCCCCGCTGGGCGATCTGATCTCGGACGCGCAGCTCGCGCAGGCCCGGACGCTGGACCCGAAGGCCGTGGTCGCGCTGATGAACCCGGGCGGTATCCGCGCGGATCTCGTCCACAAGGCGGTCGGCACCGAAGGGGACGGGGTCGTCACCTACGGCGAGGGCTTCACCGTCCAGCCGTTCGGCAACACGGTGAACCTGGTGGACCTGACCGGCGCGCAGCTCGTCACCGCGCTCCAGCAGCAGGTCAGCGGCCCGAACACGGCCGCCCCGAAGATCCTCCAGGTCTCCGACGGCCTCACCTACACGCTGGACATGACGAAGGCGGGCGCGGACCGCGTGGTGACCGGTTCGATCCGGCTGAACGGTCAGCCCCTCGACCCGGCGGCCACGTACCGCGTCGTGCTGAACAACTTCCTGACCGGTGGCGGCGACGGCTTCACCGAGCTCGCCAAGGGCAAGAACCCGCTGGTCGGCGGCGACGACCTGAAGGCGCTGACCGACTACCTGGGCGCCAACTCCTCGGCCGCGGCCCCGCTGGTCCCGCCGAAGGCGGACCGCATCACGGTCATCCGCTGA
- a CDS encoding DUF7848 domain-containing protein, protein MSGAGGTGGFGGTGPGPRRRLRRVFRYVPFTIVQDPTAEPEYAARCVSGAEADCGAESGAWGHPADVEDWQRLHTQETRHLRYRRTFSDYAVLERSDGVPDSAGWT, encoded by the coding sequence GTGAGCGGGGCGGGCGGGACGGGCGGCTTCGGCGGTACGGGGCCGGGGCCGCGTCGGCGGTTGCGGCGGGTGTTCCGGTACGTGCCGTTCACGATCGTGCAGGACCCGACGGCGGAGCCGGAGTACGCGGCGCGGTGCGTGTCGGGGGCGGAGGCGGACTGCGGGGCGGAGTCGGGGGCGTGGGGCCACCCGGCGGACGTGGAGGACTGGCAGCGGCTGCACACGCAGGAGACCCGGCATCTGCGGTACCGGCGGACGTTCTCGGACTACGCGGTGCTGGAGCGGTCGGACGGCGTGCCCGATTCGGCGGGGTGGACATGA
- a CDS encoding helix-turn-helix domain-containing protein, whose protein sequence is MSQRDATGESTEAATTAGVFGDVLRHFRRSADLTQDGLAGQIPCDRSLVARVEAGTRVPQDSFVRRCDAVLTTGGVLIQLWGRIDWYPAVEHPDWFQRRADMDAVAVAVREYQTQDIPGLLQIEGYARALFSPVMTGDVVEERVRARLSRQQRFLAPGGPLYVVVLDESCLRSIVGEPSVMYDQCAHLLAVSQLPNIHVQVAPTNQPGLARPKTSMSLLTLPEGDQWAYSESMESGHFHNDPGVIARHSFIYDALRANALSAPDSAALISEAMEGYGHHGQARPQSHEVDQEQLQRERRRKLHRNRPRYPRLRPHR, encoded by the coding sequence GTGAGCCAACGCGACGCCACGGGGGAATCGACAGAAGCCGCCACGACGGCCGGAGTCTTCGGCGACGTACTCCGCCACTTCAGACGCTCCGCCGACCTCACCCAGGACGGCCTCGCCGGCCAGATCCCGTGCGACCGCTCCCTGGTGGCACGTGTCGAGGCAGGCACCCGCGTCCCGCAGGACAGCTTCGTCCGCAGGTGCGACGCCGTCCTGACCACGGGCGGCGTCCTGATACAGCTCTGGGGCCGCATCGACTGGTACCCGGCGGTGGAACATCCGGACTGGTTCCAGCGGCGGGCGGATATGGACGCGGTGGCCGTCGCCGTCCGCGAGTACCAGACGCAAGACATTCCAGGTTTGTTGCAGATCGAGGGATACGCCCGCGCACTGTTCTCACCCGTCATGACTGGCGACGTGGTCGAAGAACGAGTTCGGGCTCGATTGAGCCGACAACAGCGCTTCCTCGCCCCAGGTGGCCCGCTATACGTCGTGGTATTGGACGAAAGCTGCCTTCGTAGCATCGTCGGGGAGCCCAGCGTCATGTACGACCAGTGCGCCCATCTGCTTGCAGTGAGCCAACTGCCCAACATCCATGTGCAGGTCGCACCCACCAACCAACCGGGGCTCGCGCGACCCAAGACCTCGATGTCGCTGCTCACGCTGCCCGAAGGTGATCAGTGGGCCTACTCGGAGTCAATGGAGAGCGGTCACTTCCACAATGATCCGGGCGTGATTGCACGTCACAGCTTTATCTATGATGCGCTCAGGGCAAATGCCCTCTCGGCACCGGATTCCGCCGCTCTGATCAGCGAGGCAATGGAAGGGTATGGCCACCATGGACAAGCACGGCCTCAGAGTCACGAAGTGGATCAGGAGCAGCTACAGCGGGAACGACGGCGGAAACTGCATCGAAATCGCCCCCGGTATCCCCGACTTCGTCCCCATAGGTGA
- a CDS encoding DUF397 domain-containing protein codes for MRSSYSGNDGGNCIEIAPGIPDFVPIGDTKTPHAPALMVTHTAWSTFISGVKDGNFTA; via the coding sequence ATCAGGAGCAGCTACAGCGGGAACGACGGCGGAAACTGCATCGAAATCGCCCCCGGTATCCCCGACTTCGTCCCCATAGGTGACACGAAGACCCCGCACGCCCCCGCATTGATGGTCACGCACACCGCGTGGTCGACGTTCATATCGGGAGTCAAAGATGGCAACTTCACAGCCTGA
- a CDS encoding winged helix-turn-helix transcriptional regulator gives MPKPQAEQAPGAASLAPLDPGMFDPVCPSTLVPFRVVDKWAPLVLRCLEDGPRRFSELRVPLRGITAKSLTHSLRALERDGFVVRAEHEGAPRHVEYAMTPLGRGLLGSLDTVCAWTREHWDELLDAREAGLSRADVR, from the coding sequence ATGCCGAAGCCGCAGGCCGAACAGGCCCCGGGCGCAGCTTCCTTGGCGCCCCTGGACCCTGGGATGTTCGACCCCGTCTGCCCGTCCACGCTGGTGCCGTTCCGCGTGGTCGACAAGTGGGCACCGCTCGTCCTGCGCTGTCTTGAGGACGGTCCGCGCCGCTTCTCGGAGCTGCGGGTTCCGCTGCGCGGCATCACGGCCAAGTCGCTGACCCACTCGCTGCGCGCCCTGGAACGGGACGGCTTCGTCGTCCGCGCGGAGCACGAGGGGGCGCCGCGCCACGTCGAGTACGCCATGACCCCGCTGGGCCGGGGTCTGCTGGGCTCGCTGGACACCGTCTGCGCGTGGACCCGGGAGCACTGGGACGAGTTGCTCGACGCGCGTGAGGCGGGCCTTTCGCGGGCGGACGTGCGCTGA